In Periplaneta americana isolate PAMFEO1 chromosome 3, P.americana_PAMFEO1_priV1, whole genome shotgun sequence, the following are encoded in one genomic region:
- the LOC138695753 gene encoding uncharacterized protein, protein MKGAIIAVFVLFAAASLATVVQEGCQPCDLAKCPSVKDCKSVTVLDKCGCCLICDKVVELLLDQKPDNKAEIQGKPKTPVTDAPEIPSKYFLGLLPHENEGPVIGEDISIQVIPLNAGVINGAPLKQKRIFPENMSILNRILKMFGFPSAITSSTAWPTCGMHDDLMAVTSEPEEKAGASRRGEQAEGSEPELEDTVTVTRLKVLPLNVLFPKFGSRQVGERKSILEEAPQFRERPHIRFINMGPQRAPSDDVITRHMIMHERPFLEPVTGAMMRNVFNIFRLMMAPHLMGLNSVNKPRLLETPDIEVENVMKPIVIRDGVTAQGAADYDDEGLEIVKFKLLPSDAQGMETENVKKEEVTSKLPKQDEVFVDSPDFGKKQLDENVVDLNDGKSRKGVPKIVAKAEETAIVRNRRVTPPKSGEVVEKSITIGEQAKLENLSDKVTKEKQGKKEFGKETKLMLSDSNGGNMRMFPDLVAKRSAQAQTEEQIKEDIANYLALTARAERLKAQLKTLASMGNRKWAKGYVNNPPSHGIPNSGAELGDQAVHRKIHPIEGLKDVKSGAALAPEGGKNRSGAVRNGKNVAEKTEDSALESKMKTARMLKKMKKNPAKAVMKLMQTFREELMDMQRDAASGNEGQNLMPFPTALEPEVAGVKRRESANVKK, encoded by the exons GTTGTGGAACTGCTTTTAGACCAGAAACCTGACAATAAAGCAGAAATCCAAGGAAAACCCAAGACTCCTGTGACTGATGCACCTGAAATACCGTCCAAATACTTCTTGGGATTGTTACCACATGAAAATGAAGGCCCTGTCATCGGAGAAGACATTAGTATTCAGGTGATTCCATTGAATGCGGGAGTGATAAACGGCGCTCCATTAAAACAGAAACGTATCTTTCCCGAAAATATGTCAATATTGAACAGGATACTAAAAATGTTTGGATTTCCTAGTGCAATAACTAGTAGCACGGCTTGGCCTACCTGCGGCATGCACGACGACTTGATGGCAGTGACGTCTGAGCCAGAGGAAAAAGCCGGAGCCAGTCGACGGGGCGAGCAAGCTGAAGGATCGGAGCCTGAGCTCGAGGATACAGTGACTGTAACACGGCTGAAAGTCCTTCCTTTAAATGTGTTGTTTCCTAAGTTTGGGAGTAGGCAGGTTGGTGAAAGAAAATCTATTTTGGAGGAAGCACCTCAGTTTCGCGAGAGACCGCATATCCGTTTCATCAACATGGGTCCACAGAGGGCACCCAGCGATGATGTTATCACAAGACACATGATAATGCACGAGAGACCCTTCTTGGAACCTGTAACTGGTGCCATGATGCGTAACGTGTTTAATATCTTCCGGTTAATGATGGCACCGCACTTGATGGGACTGAACAGCGTCAATAAACCCAGATTACTGGAGACGCCTGATATAGAAGTAGAAAATGTTATGAAGCCTATTGTAATTAGAGATGGAGTGACGGCACAAGGTGCAGCAGATTACGACGATGAAGGATTAGAAATTGTGAAATTCAAGTTGCTGCCATCGGATGCACAAGGCATGGAAACTGAAAATGTCAAGAAAGAAGAAGTAACGAGTAAACTTCCAAAACAGGACGAAGTATTTGTGGATTCACCAGATTTCGGTAAAAAGCAACTTGATGAAAATGTTGTGGATCTGAACGATGGCAAATCAAGAAAAGGTGTCCCCAAAATTGTAGCAAAGGCGGAGGAGACGGCTATTGTTAGAAATAGAAGAGTTACACCGCCAAAGTCTGGTGAAGTAGTGGAAAAGAGCATCACAATCGGAGAACAGGCGAAACTAGAGAATCTGTCCGATAAGGTGACGAAAGAAAAGCAGGGCAAGAAGGAATTTGGAAAGGAAACAAAGCTCATGTTGAGCGATTCCAACGGTGGGAATATGAGAATGTTTCCAGATTTGGTTGCCAAGAGATCTGCTCAGGCCCAGACGGAAGAGCAGATAAAGGAAGATATCGCCAACTATCTGGCCTTGACGGCACGCGCCGAGAGGTTAAAGGCGCAACTTAAGACTTTGGCATCGATGGGAAATAGGAAATGGGCTAAGGGATACGTGAACAATCCGCCTTCGCACGGAATTCCCAACTCCGGAGCAGAGCTGGGGGATCAGGCTGTGCATAGGAAGATTCACCCTATCGAAGGACTCAAGGACGTGAAGAGTGGAGCAGCTCTGGCGCCTGAAGGCGGCAAGAATAGAAGTGGAGCAGTAAGGAATGGAAA AAATGTGGCTGAAAAAACGGAGGACTCAGCCCTTGAATCTAAAATGAAGACTGCTCGCAtgttgaagaaaatgaagaaaaatccaGCCAAAGCTGTGATGAAATTGATGCAAACGTTTCGTGAGGAGTTAATGGATATGCAACGGGACGCTGCCTCTGGAAATGAAGGCCAG aACCTGATGCCATTCCCCACGGCCCTCGAGCCCGAAGTTGCAGGAGTGAAACGGCGAGAGTCTGCTAATGTAAAGAAATAA